In the Pelagicoccus albus genome, TTCGGCGGCTATCTGGACGTCTATATCCAAGGAGAGCTGAATGTCTTTTCCTTTAACCGGATACTGTCTCTCAGTGCTTTCAACCTGGAAACCGTAAGGATCGACTATCCAGATTTCAGTCCCCATCTCACCTTGCAGAATGTCGTCGAATTGTTTTTCGACTCCGGATCTGCCAAAGGTGCCCTTCTCCGAAAACGTGGTTAGATCATCTCCCGGAAGTTGGGAGTCGGGGGTTAGGACAGTTGAGGAGACGTAGCCCAGTGTGTGTGACGCTGTTGATTCGTAGGGGTAGTTTCGCTGGTTGGAAACGTAGACTTGAACCGGCGATTCGATTGGTAGCGATTCGAGTAGAATAGCGAATTCCTCGCGAGTGAGGTCTTGGATAATCGGAAAGGGCAGAAGCGGGTTGTAGTTAAGGTGGGCGGATACCTTTTCCACATTAACGTGTTCGTCTGTCCCAAGCATCCGATTTACGTCGTCCAGGTAGGTTTGGATTACGTTGGCCCTCGCTTCCTTTTGAAGCCGTCCCACATTGTATTTCTCCTCACGCTCGATAAACCCGTCTCGCAGGGTCCGGTATTCGCGGCGGAACGCTTCTCTTACGCCGGAATCGCTGAGGTAGACGACTGCGGAAAATTTAGGCTTGTTACCCACGAGGAGTCGGCCCTCTCGGTCGAAAATATTCCCGCGAGGGGCTGGGGTAACAATTCTGCGGTGGTTTTGCTTCTTAACTCGAGTGGAAAACTCATCGGTTTCCACCAACTGCCGGTAGCCTACGCCAACGAGCAAGGTTGTAATCATCATGCCCAAGAGGATATAGAACAGGAGCAAGCGCCCCTGATATTTCGTGGTCTCCTCTTGTTTCATAAGGGCTCTCGTTGTTCCTCAGCCAAATTGATTCCGAAAATGGCGAGCACGCCAGTGTGTGTGTCGAAGAAAATCTTATTGATTATAATTACGACAAAAGTGCTTGCGAAAAGGTTCAAAACAACGGGCCAAAAGTGAATCGCTTCTGCGCCTAGGTACTTGGCGGCTCCAACAGTATAAACGCCGTAGGAGACGATGTTTAGTATGATCGTTGTGGCCATCGCTGAGGTGCTTACTTCCCGGCGAACCTTGGAGCGAAGCAGATGGGCGATCGTGCAGAGAATTAGGCTTAGCACGAGGGTGAAGCCGAATGGGAGAGGTGATCTGCTATCTAAGTAGAAGGCGATAGGGGCGAGAGACAGCATACCTTGCTTGAGACTCAGCTCCAGAGCGCTGAAGGAAATGAGCATTCCCAGTACAAAAAACTGAATGCCAGACGCAGATAGGTAGAAGTTCATCTGCGAAACGAAAAATAGGGTGAGGTAGTGCCCTAACGCCACTATCAGCCACCTGTTCCGAGAGAAGCTGATCATTGTTCGGGCGGAATAAGAATCATTACGGCTACCTCCGTGATAGAAGCGAGTCGCTTGTCGAGTTCCACTTCACCGTCGTAAAACATACCGCCAGCTCCCTGGCGGAGTCGGCGGATTTCGCCCACGCGGAGTCCAGCTGGGTAAACGCCTCCCATTCCGGAGGTGATGAGAACAGGGCGGTTTTCTGTTTCTGAAACTTGGATGTCGACGGGAATGAATTCTGCGATTCCGACAGGTTGGGCAAATGAGGTGGAGCCGCCACCGCGATAGCTCAACGGCCGATTGTCCCCTTCGATTACTACCGCGAGTCGAAGGTGATTACTGCTTATAATGTCTACCACGGAAGTGTAGGCGTGCACTTCGCGAACACGACCGACAACGCCTCCGATGAAGACGACTGGAGCTCCGACTGGAATTCCGTAGTCCCTCCCTTTGCGGATGGTGATTCGTTGCCACCATGCGTTGAAATCGCGTTCCACTACGCGGGCCACTTCGTATTGGTACTCGGGGCGAGACGGAAGCTGCAGCAGGTTTTCCAGGCGGCTGATTTCGTCCTCCAGAGATTGATTCTCCAGGGCAGCTAACTGGTAAGCGGCGTTCAATCGGGCTAGACTTTGGCCCGCTTCGAAGAGGTCGTTCTTGGATTTTGTTCTTGCTGACCAAAAGTCCTGCAGATCGCGAACATAGGACGAGGCGAGCGAAACTGGAGCCTGGAATTCGTAGAAGCTCGTTTTGAGGAAACTCTTTACGACGAATGGGAGCAGCAGCCAAAGAAACAGGGCGCTGCCTAGTACGATGATGGGCTTAAAGTGGATGAGACGCTTCTTGTACAAGGCTCAATCCTTTGTTTTCGGTGGTGAAAGCGGAAATGCTCTCACCTAGTCTTTAGCATTGCTGGTGACGTACGGAAGCAAGTCGTTTAGCTCCGCGAGAACGGCACCTGTTCCATTTGCGACTGCAGAAAGTGGATCATCTGCAATGGTGACTGGCAGACCTGTACGGTCGCAAAGCAGTCTGTCGATACCTCGAAGCAAAGCCCCACCTCCAGCGAGTACAAATCCGCGGTCAACAAGGTCAGCCGAGAGTTCTGGTGGACAGCGTTCCAAAGCGCTGCGAACCGCTTCCACGATCGCGCTAACCGTATCGGCAAGAGCTTCGCGGATTTCTTGAGAGGAGATAATGATCGTTTTTGGCAATCCAGCAACGGAATCGCGACCTTTTAC is a window encoding:
- the mreC gene encoding rod shape-determining protein MreC, with product MYKKRLIHFKPIIVLGSALFLWLLLPFVVKSFLKTSFYEFQAPVSLASSYVRDLQDFWSARTKSKNDLFEAGQSLARLNAAYQLAALENQSLEDEISRLENLLQLPSRPEYQYEVARVVERDFNAWWQRITIRKGRDYGIPVGAPVVFIGGVVGRVREVHAYTSVVDIISSNHLRLAVVIEGDNRPLSYRGGGSTSFAQPVGIAEFIPVDIQVSETENRPVLITSGMGGVYPAGLRVGEIRRLRQGAGGMFYDGEVELDKRLASITEVAVMILIPPEQ